GTGTATAGCGGCTCACGGTGCAGTGGCACGCGGTCTGGGAAAGTCCAAACAATCGCACGCGCTTTTGCGTTACCGAAAGGAATACAGCCATGCTTGATAGCCACACGTTGGATACCACCAGATAGGTCAGTCTTCCAGTTTTTGCCTTCAGCAGCCACTTTCTCTTCTGCAGTCAGATCGTCCCACCAGCCCAGCTGCTTCAATAGCTTGTCACTGAACTCTGGATACCCGTCTTTGATTTCACTGCCTTTCGAGTAGCTGTCTTCTGCCAATAGGCTTTGGCCTTCAAACTCAACACCGAAACGTGTACGGAATGTACCGCCACCTTGTGCGACTGGCTTCGAGTTATCATAAAGGATATGCGTACCTGGGTGCTTCATTTCCGGCGTACCCCAACATGGCCAAGGAAGACCATAGGTTTCGCCGTTCGCAGGGCCGCCTTCCCCTTCGAGTGTGGTTTTATGGAATGTATGCCAGTTTTGCTGGTGCTCTTTGATACGCTCTGGGCTTTGACCAGAGTAACCGATCGTCCACATACCCTTGTTAAACTCGCGCGTCAGGTCTTCAATCAATGGTTGATTGTTTTCAACTCGAATGTTCTTGAACAGCTGATCGGCATAACCCAGTTTCTTACTGAGCAAGTACATGATCTCGTGGTCAGGCTTAGATTCAAATAGTGGGTCGACCACTTTGTCACGCCATTGAATAGAGCGGTTTGATGCCGTCACGCTGCCGTAGGTTTCAAACTGAGTTGTTGCAGGCAGCAGGTAAACGCCATCGGTGCGATCGTTCATTACTGCTGCCACCGTTGGATATGGATCGACAATCACCATCATATCCAACTTCTGCATCGCTTTTTTCATCTCAGGGCCGCGAGTTTGAGAGTTCACCGCGTGACCCCAATAGAACATGGCGCGGATGTTCTCGCGTTGACGAATGTTCTCTTTGTCTTCGAGTACACCGTCAACCCAACGAGAAACAGGAATACCTGCACTGTTCATTGGCTTTTGACCACCGTACGCAGTGTCGTCAAAGCGCTCTTTGATCCAATCAAAGTCTACGTCCCAGACTTTCGCCCAGTGACGCCAAGAGCCTTCCGACAAGCCGTAGTAACCCGGAAGCGTGTCAGAAAGAACACCAAGGTCAGTGGCACCTTGTACGTTATCGTGACCACGGAAAATGTTCGCACCGCCACCTGATTTGCCCATATTACCAAGAGCAAGTTCAAGCACACAGTATGCGCGTGTGTTGTTGTTACCCGTGGTATGTTGAGTACCACCCATACACCAAACCACACAACCTGGACGGTTTTCAGAAAGGAGTTTCGCGGTTTGATAAACGTCAGCCTCACTGACACCTGTTACACGCTCAACTTCAGCAGGGTTCCACTTCGCGACTTCTTCACGGATTTCATCCATACCGAAAACACGCTGGCGAATAAACTCTTTATCTTCCCACTGATTAGCAAACACATGCCACAATACACCCCAGATAAACGCCACATCTGAGCCCGGACGCAGAGAAACGTAATGATCAGACTTAGCCGCTGTACGAGTACGACGCGGGTCAGCCACAACGATCTTACAGTTGTTCTTCTCTTTCGCGATAAGAATGTGCTGCATCGCAACTGGGTGTGCTTCAGCAGGGTTCGAACCAATGAAAAGCATCGACTTACAGTTGTGCATGTCATTGAACGAGTTGGTCATGGCGCCGTAGCCCCAAGTGTTTGCCACACCAGCAACTGTCGTTGAGTGACAGATACGTGCTTGGTGGTCAACGTTGTTCGTGCCCCACAATGAAGCCATCTTACGAAAAGCGTATGCTTGCTCGTTACTGTGTTTCGCACTACCTAAGAAGTAAACAGAATCAGGGCCAGATTCTTTACGCAGCTCTAATGCTTTATTACCAATCTCTTCAATCGCCTCATCCCAAGAGAGCTTTTTCCACTTACCGTTTTCTAGCTTCATTGGGTATTTCAAGCGACGTTCGCCGTGGCCATGCTCACGCAGCGCTGCGCCTTTCGCACAGTGACCGCCGGCGTTGAACGGGTGGTCGAACGCAGGCTCTTGGCCAGTCCAAACCCCGTTTTGCACTTCCGCGTAGATGCCACAACCTACCGAACAGTGAGAACAAATAGTACGTTTTATCTCTGTTTTCGCATCAGGGTCGACCGATTTCGCTTGTGCTTTTTTCATCATGCCCGGAGCAAATAGACCGGCACCTACCATTGCGCCACCAGCGGCAATGGATGTGTTTTTCATGAATGAGCGACGTGATACGCCGAGCTGGTTAGTTTCTTTGCTCACACTGTCGGAGCGTTTGACTAGTTTCATCCTTTATCTCCTAAAGTGTGTCGTAGTAGTCGCGCACATGTTGAGTCTCACGATAACCGGTTTTATTGGTCTCTTTGTCTGCCACTTTCACTGTCTCTGAAGCGGTCGCCACTTTCGTAGTACCCGCAACAACAGCGCCAGCCACAGCAGCCGTGGTTAGGCCTTTGAGCAAGTCCCTACGGCTTGTGTTTACTTCTTTATTCTCTTTCATCTTTGCTTCCTTACCTTCCGGTAGATATTTTGCGGAGGCTAGAGCCCCTCTATCGAGCCTGCTGAGTGGAAATCAACTACTCGTAATCCGTGACGTTTTTCACGTCTATCTTCAATTTGCTTTTTGCGCTTTGCTTATTCTCACTAAAACGCACTTGTTCAAGCGTTAAATAAGCCTGACATAGCTGTGCGACGGCCTTATAAAACACCGCACTCTGCGCTTGCTGTATTTGCTCGGTGAATGACGAGAACCAAGGGGCAATATGCTTGTTGAACACCACTTGTTGCAGCGCCTCTTCTTCACCAGTCAGCATCGCCATTACTTCACACAACGCAGCGATATGATCCTCGGGCTCTTTCACATTGTCTTCGCGTTCAATGCCCAAAAGCTCAAGATCGTGTCTGATCTCTGCTAACGGCTTCTCCATCATTGAGCCTGTTAGATGCCACGAAGCAAACGGCACCGCCTCTCCGCGACCAATACCAATAAACAGGTCTTGGTACTCTTCTGCTAGTGACAGCTGATCCGATTCTGTTGCCGCTTGCTGAAGTGCAATCCACGCATGCTGCATATCACTCTCTGCTTGCTCGACGTCTAAAGACGTCAGAAAGTCGATCACTTCAGGGGTTGGGGCGTTACGGAATAAAGCCGAAAGTACCAAGTAGATCTCGGTTCTTAATGTTTGCTCTTGTTCCTGATGTTGTTCTTGTCGATTTTCCAACTCCGGCTCCTAGCTAGTATTTCAATTGTTTCATTGGATCTTTGGCCATAGCGTCAAAAACATCAATCACCCGACAGTCTTCACACATCGCAATGCGATTTAGTGCCGCTTCGTCAGCATAATGTGAATGATTGCGCAGCTTGTTCTGCAACATGTCGATCATCGACTGCGGAGCAAACGGTTTTTGGCAGCGAATGCACTCTGCCGCTTTCTCTTGATGAATCACAACAGCGTTTTGACGTTCTTCTTGCACCCAGTTCATGCGCGGCGTCAGTGTCAGAACTTTTTCCGGACACGCTTTCTCACATAAGCCACACTGAACACAGTCTTGTTCAACAAATTTAAGTGACGGTGAGTTGCCATCAGTATGTAGGGCACGAGTCGGGCAAACGGCGACACAGCTCATACACAATGTGCAGCCTTGGCTGTCACATGAGACATTGCCATAAGGTGCGTTAGCTGGGAGCGAAACGATATTTTCTACCGGGATACGTGACGCAGACATAGCATCTAGTGCGCTAAACAGGCGCTGACGCTTATTACCCGGCAAATCACCAAGTGAAAGGTCAAAAGAATCCGTACACAGTATCGGCGCTTCTTCACGCAGTGACTCCAAATACAGGATATCAATAGTCTCTTTAGCAATGCCCAATTGATCTAACAGCTCTTGTGCAATCGCTACTTCATTGCTTAGTACGCGGATGATGGTTTGTGGCATGTGCTTTGAGGCAGCAAATAGCACTTGTGTCGCGCCATTCACTAAAGCCGCAAACCAAGTATCAATACCGATAGAAGGCAACTCTTCGACAACGACTGGGATCACATTATCAGGCAGTGCTTTGAGTGCCATAACATTATATGACTCGTGACGTGAGCTACAGATCAATACGATAGGGTCGATACCGCCTTCTTGTTCATAATTGGCCAATGTACGCTCTATGAATTTCTGCGTATCGTCTGGATTTGGCAGGGCGTAATGAATCGCTTCGGTTGGGCAGCTTGTGGCACACGTCCCCACACCTTGGCATAGGTATGGGTTAATCTCGATACGATGGCCAATTTTGTCATTGCCTTCACTCGACAGCGCGCCAGCAGGACACGCATCAACACAGCGCTCACACCCTTTAACCCCGCGCGAGCTGTGTGCGCACATGTCGGTATCAAGGCGGAAGAACTTGGGTTTATCGAACGTGCCCATTAGGGTTGGGATCTCTTCGAGCGCCTCTGCCAGTTTCGGATAACCGCGGCCCACTGGGTAGTAGCCGGGTACTGGTACTTCTTCGGTCATGCAGCTGTTCAGGCATAGGTCGAGAACCACGTCAAAGCAGTCACTATTAATCGCTGCATTCGCAAGGTTATTCGTTACACCATGGTTTTCGATAAGCACTTCAAAAGTGCCAAGAAAGCCAGAAACCTGCACTGCGCTTGCAAAATAGATATTGTCCTGCGCGCCCTTTTCACCATCAGTAGACAGCAGCGTTAGGCTAGTAACCTGTGACAGTTGCGCCGCAGCACTTTCAATAATCGCAGTGGGGCCGATGATCAACGTATGACCACCACTTTCATAGCTCACAGTAGGCGGAATTAAGTTGGTCAACTCAACGGTATTTTCAAAAGCGTAGCGTCTTGCCAGACCATTTTTTGATGTTGCTTGTTGTAATAATTCTTTCAGCATTGCTCAGTTCATTCTGTGTGTAGGTCGCTTGCTTAACCTTCATTTTAGTAGGCTTTTAATGCCCAAGGCTGACTATCCACCTTGTCCTGATTAAAGGTGACTTCAGAGTGCCTAAACGCCCTTCAACTAAAATAGGTAATCAACAACTTATAGCAAACCCCATGCCAAACACTTTTTTGTTATTTTTCAATCAACTAGCTCATAGCCATTAGGCGTGAAAGCAATAAAAAAACCACCTGCGACAAATTGTCTCAGGTGGTTCAGTCACGAATTAGTCAAAATGTACCTATTTTTTGTGTGGTATATTTTGTCTCACATTTAAGTCTTCATCTTCTGTTAGAGCATTAGACTCGGGCACTTCCACTGGATCAGGCTCGCTGTCTAACAAGTCAGAGTTTGCTTCTTGGGGAGGCTCTTGAGCACTTTCCGTTGAGTGAGAATGATCGTCTAGTAAAGCATCTTCTGCGTACTCTTCACTGACTTCTTCTTCGGGTTTATCGTTGACCCAATCTCTTAGTTTATCTGCAACACCTTCTGACAAGGTTTTCAGATTACTGTAATCATCATCATAGTCATCTAAACCATCACGAACATTAAACTCCTCGGAGAGAAACAGCTTTCTAAGCGCGGCTTTCTTGATGCTTTCCGATGCCTCTGATACCAGCAGGTTAGCAATTGACGTCTCTTGGGGGACGTCTGTTTCCGTAGCGCTTGCGGTCTCTGCAACACCAGCATCCTCGACGTTGTCAGTACTTTGTTCTCGTTCCAAGTTTGATTGCTGTTCTGCTTCTTCATTCACAGAATTAACAGGTTCAGCTTTGACGATTTCAGCCTCTGAATTTAGCTTTTCATCTCTAACGTGTTCACGGAGTTGCTCACTGACATGTTCACGAGCATCTTTGCTCTCATGCTGTGACTCTTCTATTTTTCGCTGAGACCAGCGGCTTATAAAACTACTTGCCATTAGCGCGCCCTGCTCCCTTACGCTTCTTACGTCTTACCTCCAGTAGCTCACCATGACGGCCAATGTAGGCCTCCATCCAAGCTTGCACAGCAAGGGGCATATCGCAGGAAAGAACCTGATTATCACCGTCCATATACTGCCCAGCTACGGTTTGAGAAGCAGTAAGCAATTGAATAATTGGGCGCTCTCCTGAGTCAACATTATCCATAATTAAAAACAACTTAGGTTGCTGTGAGCTCAAGTTGAAGCGGTAGTCGGTGCGTTCATCTTTGTGCAGTTGTAATAAGCACACATCAATTTCATTGGGTTCTGGATTCAAGTTAAACCCATCAAGTGTCCACTGTGTGGTTGTCCACATGCCGGTTTTTATTTCATGCTCGACTCTAAGTACACCGATAGCCCAGCTAGTGTCGGTTTTCTCATTCTCTTGTGTGATTTCTTCGCTCACTGACATTATCCACTCACTTTGTTAAACAATACGCATAAGACATTGTGTCTGCTGATTGGCCACTCTTTCTCTAATGATCTTGGTAAAGCAATAACTACGCCATGCTTTTATTCTAGACCGTAAGTTATCAAAGCGACTAGTGAGATGACTTCAGCTCATAGATTGCTCTCAATTGGAATAAGACTTGCTAACAGTTTGATTTATTGATACCGAAAAAGCAGCTAGGGTTATAGATAGAATGAGGAGGGGTGTTATAGTCTGTGATTCTGTTCCTCGCCCTACTCCACCATTCAATTAGGAAATAACTGTGGCCAAACCAAACATAATAAAAACCAGCGAAAACCCACTACAAACCATCGAAGTTGACGTGTTCGATGAGTATGGCGAAAAGCTTACTAAACAGATCGCGTGTGAACGCCCGTTAACCGTTATGCTTAATTGGAAAGAGATCGTCACACTGATGACGCTTGGCTCTCGCCCTGAAGCTTTGGTGTTGGGTTATTTAAAAAACCAGAGCTTTCTATCTGATCCAGAAGCGATTGAATCAGTGATTATCGATTGGGAAACGCACAGCGCGGCGGTCATCACCAAAGAGAATACAGATCATTTAGACAAAGCGCTGACGAAGAAAACCGTCACCTCTGGATGCGGACAGGGCACCATGTATGGCAATGTAATGAAGCAGCTTGAGAACTACAAAGTACCTCAAGTGACACTCAAACAGTCAGAAATCTATTCGGCACTAGAAGCGCTCACCCATTACAACGATACGTATAAAAAAGCGGGAGCAGTTCATGGCTGCGCGGTATGCAAAGGCGATGAAGTGCTGTCTTTTGTTGAAGATGTCGGTCGTCACAACGCGGTTGATACTCTTGCGGGAGAGATGTGGCTTAACCAAGATTTAGGTGACGATAAGATTTTCTACACCACGGGTCGACTGACATCAGAGATGGTGATCAAGGTGGCTCAGATGGGGATTCCAGTGCTGTTATCTCGCTCAGGCGTGACCCAAATGGGGCTCGACCTCGCAAAACAGTTTGGGATCATCACAATTGCTCGCGCGAAGGGCTTGCGCTTTCAAGCATTCCATGGCGCAGATCGCATTGTGTTTGATGTGAAAGGCGGCACTGAGGACTAATATCACCGTGGTGTGTATTTCGCCAATCAAGCTGCAACGATGTGCGAGTTAGCTCGAATCAGCGTATAGTGACGTACATCGAAATACGTAATGACTAGATACAGAGTAAGACTATGATCAACGATCCTAAAGTTATTGATACCCTTGAAGAGCTTGAGAGCTTTCTTATCACGGTAGAAAGCGGCGCACTAGGCCTATCAGACGTGGCTGGCATTGCACTAGCGACTACCAACAGCGATGGCCGCCCTTTTGTTGCTGTGCTTGATAGCAAACATCAACTGCTTCTTGGCCGCTGGGTGTCTGCAGACGTGTATGAAAACGGCAAAGACCTAGTTCGTAATGGGCCAAGCAAAAAGCACTAATCTTTGCGTAAGCTAATTAAGATAGATAAAACCAGAAGTTGTTATTTCACTTCTGGTTTTTACTGTTTATCTGAAAATTAAATCCGCACGACGCGCTAGCCCCGATGTGACAGAACCAAAAAAGTCACCGCGTACCACAGGTATCTCTCCCAGAACAGATTTCACTGCATTGGTTAAGATTGGCGAGCGTGCTGAACCACCTGTCATAAACACCATATCTGGATTGATGCCGCTTTGAACTACTGCCTCTTCCACCAACGCTTTGATTTTACTTGTTGGAGGCTCAATCGCCGCTTCTAAGCTAGATTTCGTCACATCTATCCGGAAGGTTTCAGACAGTAAGTTGAGATTGGCACTGTAGTGTTCACTATCACCCAATGCGATTTTGGTTTTCTCGGCTTCTCGAATCACACTGTAACCCAGTGTCTCTTTATGCAGTGTGAGCAGACGACTGACCTTTTCAGGCTCTTTCGCTTCTCGGAGGAACTGTTGTAGTACCGCTAGGTTATCGTGCGCATAAAAGCTACGTTGTGCTTGAACATCACTAATAACAATAGGGTTCCAAAATTGAATCAGCGGAATGTCTAACCCAGATTGACGTTTCGTACCCATCCCAAATTCTGACATAAAGCACTTAAATGCGGTGTAGATATCTAGGTCGTTACCGCCTACCATTTGCCCCGAGTGAGCCAGCAGTGAATCGGTACGGTCCAATTGTTGCGCCCAACTCGGGCCCATTTGGATCATAGAGCAATCGGTAGTACCACCACCAATATCGACAATCAGTACGTTTTTATCCTCGGTTAGACTCGATTCAAACTCTAAACCCGCAGCGACAGGCTCAAACTGAAATTCAACGTCTTTAAAGCCTGCTCGGTTGGCAGCATTGCGAAGAATACCCTCAGCTTGAATATTAGACTTATCTCCCCCACGTCCAAGAAAGTTTACTGGACGACCAATCACCGCTTGTGTCACTTCCTGATTTAAGTGGGTCTCAGTGCGGTTTTTGATGTTACTCATCATGGCACACACCAAGTCCTCAAAAAAGGACAACTGCATGTCTCGCAAGCCCATCGCGCCAAGGAAAGACTTGGGTGATTTCACGTAGTAGACATCTTTTGGATCTTCTAGATAGAGCTCAAGCGCCTCATGTCCAAATTTCACGTCATCAGAACGAACATCAAGCCCCTCCTCGTGATTCACCTTAATTGCGCGACGAAGTAGCGCTTCACCAGAAGCATTGACTGGCTTTATCTCTTTGCAACGAAATAGGTATTCAGAAACCGTTTCTGAATTGGGTGCACACAGAGTAGAAGGAACATATAGGTCATCACCAACAAGTGGGATCTGTTGGACAACACCGTCAAATAACTGAGCAACCGAGCAGTTTGCTGTACCGTAATCGAAACCTATCGCCATTATGCACCTCTACCGAAAAATTTGGGGCGCATAGTAAACCTGATACCGATAGACAGATCAAGTTAGATAGCGAATAAAGCGTGGCTTAGTAAGCAAAGCGAAGACATAGGAGAAAATAAGATGGTGGGGACGTTTCATCCGTGAAACGCGAGTTCCCAAAAAAAAGACGAGCCTGTTAGGGAGCAGAGCTGGTGATACATGGAGAAGCTATACTCACCTAAACAAGGTTTAGAAACCGTCTGCAGACATGACGAATTGGACTCATTTAGTGTGCCCAACAGACTCGAATGTTGTAACGACTCAACAACTTTAGCCATTATAAATTCTGGGTTGAGATTAAATAGGTCATTTAGCGACAGTTTAACCATCTAAACCAGCACGGTTACTTTTTACGCGATATACTTATCAACGTACTTTTTTATATTGCCCCTTTTTTATGCTCGAATCTTCAAAGCAAAGACAAATTCGTCTTTCCTCAACCCAAAACCTCATTCCGTTCATCGACTACTGTGAAGAGAACGATATCAACTGGCAACGTATCGCTAAAATCTGCGATATGCCGACAGATGTCTTGCTCAATCGAGACTGGTTGTTGTCTCGGCACATCATGCGTTTTATTGACATGCTAGAAAGAGAAATAGGGCCGACGATTGGTGTGGAAATAGGTCAAAGGTTCGAGATTTCTTCGATAAAAAAACTCACCGATATCATCGAGAGCAGCCAATGTGTTGCAGAAGCCCTACATCAACTGGTCGAGTTCATGACCTCGATGAACAACCACGTTCTATTGTGGACCGAATTCATTGATGGGCAATGGTGGCTTTGCCATCGTAACGGTCATAAGCCAACCACACCCGGCGTTTCCCAAACTGAGTGGTATCGTACCTGTCAAATGATCACCTTTTGTCGCGAGTTCTTTGGCGCTAACTGGACACCAAAGAAAATCAAAATCATGGGCATGGAGAACACAAAAGTAGCAAAACACTATTTTGCACACTCACACGTTGAGTTTGATTGTGCCTTTGGGGCGATCACAATTGAGATGAAGGGGAAAGGCGAGTTTATCAGAGGGATTCAAAACCCTTGGGATATCAAAGGGGGGATTACCAAACTTATTCAAAGCTACGCCTTGTTGCCTTGGTTTACCATTGAGTGGTTTTCTAACATTCTGGGCACGACCCCAAGAACACTGCAAAGAGAACTGAAAAAGCAGTCTTTATCGTTCAAGCAACTAAAAGAGCAAACTCGAAAAGAGCACGCGACACAACTGTTGGTCACCAGCACTCTGCCTACCAGTGATGTCGCTTGGGAGAGTGGCTATAGTGATTTGAGTAACTTTAACCGGGCATTCAAAACTTGGACGGGCATGACCCCATCCATGTACCGCAAGCAACACCGAGCCTCATCGACTTAATTAACGCAACTGTGGCGCTTGTATTGACTCACTAACTTATGTGCAATCTTGGCACAGTTATGTTCTGAATTATCACGCTCAACGCAGTAGTAGTATCTCTCCATCAACAGCAGATACGTGCAAAGCTGCTGCGGATCGCACGCACAAACCAACTTGACGACATCCTCTTCAATCGCGCTGTATTCAGTACGCAACTCGTCATTGAAATACTCTGGATCATACACCCCAATCGGGTCCCACTCAGTAAACAAGATCTCCGATACCCAACTTTCGAGATCTACAGATGGTGTAACCTGGGGCAGTCCCTCAACCATCTGATCGACCATTTTCATTACCCCTTCCAGCGCATATCGATTGGGTATCACTTCATTGACGTAACAGAAATGCGCTTCTGACAGAAGCTCTAATGGTGAGTCCCACCAAGACTCTGGGCTCACATAATACGCCATCAAGGGATAGTCACCTTTTGCAGCATTGTAGTCCACGCAAACGACCTGATCGCTGCGACGCTCAGGGAATGGCGTAGGATCCATTGTGTAATGACCAACAATAACTGGAAATAGTGGCGTTTGGTTGTAGCAGAGTGCGTCATCCGCTAACTCTAAATCTGGAATCGCGTCATCTTGACCTGCCGGTACCACCGCTATGTCTCGATAACGATAAACCGAGTCAGCGCTCTTCCACCAAGCAACCCTGATATTCGTTCTGATGTTTCCATGCTTATCTTCAAAGTGACCGCCTTCTGGCAATGAGACCTCAGGGCCTTTTAGCAGTGTTTCAATCAAATGGTAAAGCTCGTGGTGCTCATCAAACGCATCTCGCCAATGCTGCTCTTTAAGCGTGTTATCTGAGTTCAGATAACACGTTAAACGCTCGATACTCTCTTCATGCCAACAGGCGTGAATCGCTCGCACATCACCAAAATTCAAAAAGAGGGGCAACGTTTTAAACCACTCAACCCACTCTTTATGCAACACTGAATCTTCAACTACCTCACCCAAAAATGTTTGATGCTGGCGAAGATTCCCTGCTTTGCTTCTATCTCGACAATATCGACCATCCTGTCGCTTTATCATCCAGCCAATAGCATTAAACTCGTGATTCCCCATGACACACAAGGCTTGCCCGTTATCCATCAACTGCTTAACTTGGTTCAATACCTCGAGTTGCTGCGTTGATGAGCAATCAGAATTATCAATCAAATCGCCTAAGAAGACCAACTTGTCATCTGTTGCTGAGATAGAAAGATCCTGAATAAGCGCTTGTAGTTTTCTGTTTTGACCATGGATATCACCCACAAAATAAAGCCCATCAAAGTTGGGATTCACCGTACGCGACATGCCGTTGTTAACCCTGAACTCCAGCCCCTTTTCCAGTGCTCGACAGCGTTTTTCCAAGGTCGGGTGCATCACTTTCAACCAAAAATCATGATCAAATTGACCTATCGAGTCAGCGTAACTCTCCTGTAAACCCGCAGTATGTGTAATACTCGCTGCACAAATGAGCTCCTCTATGTATTGCTGGACCCAGCCGAGAAGCTCTGATGCAGAAAACGCTCTCTCTTCTGCAATCAGTGCGTTTTCAACTTTTTGCCACAACACCCAATTGCTACGACAGCCATAACTCGGCAAATCAGAAAAGAGTGTGTGGATGTATTTTGTTTCAATCAGCGCCATTGGGGCTCCAGAGTAGGTGCGAAAAATTGTTCAGTTCACTATCCATTTATCAGTTCACTATCCATTTAACAATCAAACCACCGACATTTTGATATAGACATACTTGCTTACAAGTCGATAGCTCTAACAGCTACTCGGATTACGGCTCGGCATGTA
This genomic interval from Vibrio agarivorans contains the following:
- a CDS encoding metallophosphoesterase, with translation MALIETKYIHTLFSDLPSYGCRSNWVLWQKVENALIAEERAFSASELLGWVQQYIEELICAASITHTAGLQESYADSIGQFDHDFWLKVMHPTLEKRCRALEKGLEFRVNNGMSRTVNPNFDGLYFVGDIHGQNRKLQALIQDLSISATDDKLVFLGDLIDNSDCSSTQQLEVLNQVKQLMDNGQALCVMGNHEFNAIGWMIKRQDGRYCRDRSKAGNLRQHQTFLGEVVEDSVLHKEWVEWFKTLPLFLNFGDVRAIHACWHEESIERLTCYLNSDNTLKEQHWRDAFDEHHELYHLIETLLKGPEVSLPEGGHFEDKHGNIRTNIRVAWWKSADSVYRYRDIAVVPAGQDDAIPDLELADDALCYNQTPLFPVIVGHYTMDPTPFPERRSDQVVCVDYNAAKGDYPLMAYYVSPESWWDSPLELLSEAHFCYVNEVIPNRYALEGVMKMVDQMVEGLPQVTPSVDLESWVSEILFTEWDPIGVYDPEYFNDELRTEYSAIEEDVVKLVCACDPQQLCTYLLLMERYYYCVERDNSEHNCAKIAHKLVSQYKRHSCVN
- a CDS encoding helix-turn-helix domain-containing protein yields the protein MLESSKQRQIRLSSTQNLIPFIDYCEENDINWQRIAKICDMPTDVLLNRDWLLSRHIMRFIDMLEREIGPTIGVEIGQRFEISSIKKLTDIIESSQCVAEALHQLVEFMTSMNNHVLLWTEFIDGQWWLCHRNGHKPTTPGVSQTEWYRTCQMITFCREFFGANWTPKKIKIMGMENTKVAKHYFAHSHVEFDCAFGAITIEMKGKGEFIRGIQNPWDIKGGITKLIQSYALLPWFTIEWFSNILGTTPRTLQRELKKQSLSFKQLKEQTRKEHATQLLVTSTLPTSDVAWESGYSDLSNFNRAFKTWTGMTPSMYRKQHRASST